TTTTAAGTATTATAATACCCTTAAGCGTAAAAAAAGCCCTTCATCCCAACCTAGGGACGAAAGGCTACTATTTCGCGGTACCACCCTAGTAGTCTAAAATTATAAATTTTAAACCACCTCAAATAAACTTAACGCGTTTTAACGTTAAAGCCTACTATTAATTTCAGCTTTAATACTCCAGAGGGAACTTCTTTTGAATTCTTATAAAGTACTTTCAGCCTTGATACTTCTCTCTGTGCTAAGTTGATTCAAAATACTTTTCTCTTTCATTGTATTTTAAAATATATTTTTAGATAATTATAACATATAAAATGTATAATTAACAACTTTTAAACTAAGTATTTTTTTATCTCATACATCAGTATTGCAGAACTTATAGCTGCATTTAAAGATTCTGCCTTACCATATATAGGTATCTTAACCAATACATCTGATTTTGATACTAATTCTTCATTTATTCCATTAGCTTCATTACCTATTACTAGTGCAGTTTTATAATTATACTCCACCGTATTATAATAATTATTTGTATCTAAGTAACTAGATACTATATCAAATTTCTTTAGCTTAAGTATCCTTAATGCTTCTTCTTGAGTAGCATGAATTACATTCATATCAAATATAGACCCCATAGTTGATCTTATTACTTTTGGATTATATATATCTACACATCCCTTTAATGCAATTATTGTATCTACTCCAGCAGCATCTGCAGTTCTTATTATCGTTCCCATATTACCAGGATCTTGTATTCTATCTAATATTAGTACAAATCTACTTTCATCAGTTAAATTTTCTTCTAGTGTTCTTTGTTTAAATTTAACTACACCTATTATCCCTTGAGTATTTTCAGTATCTGTTAAATCTTCAAAAATCTTATTTGTAGTTTTATATACCATTATATCTTTTTTCTTAAGTATTTCTAAAAATTCTTTATGTTCTTGCTTTTTTTCAAAATCTTCATTTATAAATACATAATCTAACTTAGCTTTACATTCTATCGCAAGAGTTAATATTCTATATCCTTCTATTATAAATTTTGATTCTTTATTTCTATTTTTTGACTTTAATAATGACTTCGTGTATCTTACTTTATCATTATCTTTAGATGTTATTATCATAGACATAACTACTTTCTCCTAATTATATCTTTATTTTCAGAAGTAATACTACTTATATTGCTACTTTGACCAATCACAACTAGTATACTTCCTGCTTTAAGTTCTTCATCTGGTGATGGTGTTACATTTATACTCTTGCCATTTTTTATAGCAAGTACAGTTATTTCATATCTTGCCCTTAATTCTAAATCAACTAGAGTTTTTCCTACCCAACTAGTTGGAGTAACTATTTCTACTATAGAATATTCTGGATCTAATTCAATGTGATCTAGTATGTTATCTGAAACTAAGTTATGAGCAACTCTAACTCCCATATCTCTTTCTGGAAATACTACTCTATCCGCCCCTATTTTATAAAGAACTTTTGCTTGTAATTCATCTTTTGCTTTACATACAATTTGAGACACTCCCATTTCTTTAGCTATAAGAGTTGCCATTATAGATGCCCTTATATCAGATCCTATTGCTATTATAGCTACATCAAAGTTTCCTAATCCTATTGATCTTAAAGATTGTTCATCTGTAACATCTACTATAGCCGCATGAGTAACTTTATCAACTATGTTTTGAATTATTTCTTCACTTTTATCTATAGCCATTACTTGATGACCTAAAAGATGCATAGTTGTTGCTAACGATGCTCCAAATCTTCCACATCCTATAACTATATATTGTTTCATAACTTTTACCTCTCTATATTTTAAATAAATTTATTTTAATTTATCCAACTATTATTTTACCTTCTGGATATCTAATAGGAGGATTTTTCTTTATTCCTCTTGATGCTAACGCCATAAATATAGTTAAAGATCCAACTCTTCCCATAAACATGAATAACATTATAAATATTTTTCCTAAAACACTAAGATTCGGACTTCCACCTATACTAAGTCCAACCGTAGCAATAGCAGATACTACCTCGAATCCAACTTCAAGTAAACTAAAACCAGGATCAGTTATAGATATAATAAGAGTTCCCATCACGACTAGAGTTATACCTATTAAAAATATTCCTAATGATTTCTTAACCGTAGTTTCACTTATTCTTCTTTCACATACTTCTATATCTTGCTTTCCTAGTATAAACGACTTTACAGTTAATATTAAAGTAGCTATTGTAGTTGTTTTTACTCCTCCACCTGTCGAAGCTGGAGATGCACCTATAAACATTAATATTATCATGAAAAATATACTATTCTCTCTCATAGCGGCTAAATCTATTGTATTAAATCCAGCAGTTCTAAGTGTTACTGATTGAAATAATGAGGCTAATATTTTTCCTCCAAATCCTAATTGACCTAGGGTATTTGGATTATTATATTCTAATACTAGTATAAATAACATTCCTAATACTATTAAAACAGCTGTACTAAAAAGAACAACTTTAGAATGTATGTTTAATTTCGATAACTTTTTATTTCTTATAACGTCAAGAATTACAGGAAATCCTATACCACCTAAAATAATTAATAGTGATATTGTTATAGTTATAGTAAAGTTATTTACATAATATGTTAACGATGAAAATGGACCGCTAACTACTCCCATTAAATCAAAGCCAGCATTACAAAATGCCGATATAGCATGAAACATACTATACCAAATACCTTTTAAAACTCCAAATTCAGGTATAAATACAGTTGACAATAATAAGGCTCCTGTACCTTCAATTAAAACCGTTGTAATTAATATGTACCTCGTTAATCTGACTAGTCCAGATAAATCTATTTGATTCAAAGATTCTTGTATCAGAAGTCTTTCTTTTAAATTTATCCTTTTCTTGATTATAAGGGCAAATAATGTTGTCATAGTCATAAATCCTAATCCACCAATTTGTATTAAGGTTATAATTATTAATTGCCCAAAAAAACTCCAATAAGTCGAGGTATCAACTGCAATTAATCCTGTAACACAGACTGCCGAAGTTGATGTAAATAATGCATCTAAAAATCCTATACTTTCTCTATTTTGAGTAGATATTGGCATACTCAATAAAATTGCTCCTATCAATATTACAATAGCAAATCCCATTACCATTATCTGAGTAGGTTCCATTTTATTTATAATTTTAGAAAGTTTCTTAATAATTTTTCTCACTATTTTAAACCCTCCTTTATACTTTGAGATTAATTTCAAAATAGTTAATAATTATTATTTTATTATATTCCAAAACTTTAGTAAAAACAACAATACCTATATTAATTTATATAATTATATTATATATATTTGAGAGACTTTTTATTTATTAAGTAATTAAAATATATATAAATATAAAAAAAGCTCTTGAATATAAAATTCAAAAGCCTTTTTCTATATGATTAAGCTAATTTAGATTTAGCAACTTCTACTAACTTAGCAAATCCTTCTGCATCATGTATAGCCATTTCAGCTAACATTTTTCTGTTAACTTCAACACCAGCTAATTTTAATCCGTTCATGAATCTTGAGTAAGATAATCCATGAGCTCTTGTTCCAGCGTTTATTCTTTGTATCCAAAGTCTTCTGAAGTCTCTCTTCTTTAACTTTCTTCCTATATAAGCGTTCTTTAACGCCTTCATTACAAATGTATTTGCTGGTCTATATAATTTGCTTCTTGATCCTATAAATCCTTTTGCAAGTTTTAATACTTTCTTATGCTTCTTACGAGCGTTCATAGCTTTTTTAACTCTTGCCATCGTTATGACCTCCTTCGTCTTCCTCTGTTATTAATTGTTTATCTATTTTTTATCCGATTTTTAGTATGGTAATAATTGTGCTATTCTTCTAGCATCACCTGCTGTAACTATTCCAGACTTTCTTAATTGCATCTTAGTCTTAGCAGCTTTCTTAGTTAATATGTGTCTTCTGAAAGCTTTAGCTCTCTTTAATTTTCCAGTTCCAGTCTTTTTGAATCTTTTAGCAGCACCTCTATGAGTTTTCATTTTAGGCATGTTAATTTCCTCCTCTCAGTTAATCATTTATTTCTTTGGATCTATCATTACAACCATATTATTCCCCTCAAATGCTGGGGCTTTAGTTGGTTCACCAAACTCTTTTACTATATCTATAAACTTTAACATTACTTCTTTACCAATGTCTTTATGTCCTAATTCTCTACCTCTAAATCTAAGTTCAACTTTAACTTTATCTCCTTTTTTAAGGAACTTAATAGCTTGATTAGCTTTAGTATTTAAGTCATTAGATTCTATACCTGGTCTTAATCTAACTTCTTTTATGTTTACTACCTTTTGTTTTTTCTTAGATTCTTTTTCTTTTCTAGATTGTTCATACTTGTACTTACCGTAGTCCATTATCTTACATACTGGCGGATTAGCATTAGGTGATATCATTACTAAATCTAGATTTTTATTATTAGCTATTGTTTGAGCTTCTTTAGCAGACATTACTCCAAGTTGCTCTCCATTGTCTGAGATAACTCTTATTTCTTTATCTCTTATTTGTTCATTGATTGCTAGTTCCTTACTAATGGTAGGACACCTCCAAATTTTTATAAAAATAAAAAGCGAATGATTAAAATCATCCGCATATAAGTTAACACATTCAAACAAGCTTTATACATTTAAAATTATAAAAGCTTAACTTATATTTACACTTACAACTCTTATCGCAAGGTGAGAAGCGGACTTCTTCTTTATTTTCATTATTTATTACTTTATTTACTATATCACTTATTAAATTTTTTTTCAAGTATTTTTTTTAATTTTATCTAAATAAAATAATTTAATTAAGTAATTAGATAAGTAGTTTATGGTTATACTCTAAGATATTAGAAATTAATTATTTAAAATGAAAAATTTATATAATAAATTTTATAAACTATGGAAATTATAAGATAAATAAACAATTTTTATTATCCGAGGTGTATGGCTATGAAAATGTGGGAAAATTTTTTAAAAAAAATAAACAAACCAGTACCTGTATTTGCTCAAACAACTAAAATTGAAAAAGACAATCCAAGTGAAGACTCTAACTCATCTAAACCTAAAACTACATTTTGTGATGTTGCTGGGCTAGAAGAGGTTAAAGAAGAATTATTTGAAATAGTAGATTTCATGAAATCTCCAGACAAATATAAAAAAATGGGTGCAAAAATACCAAAAGGAGTATTATTTTACGGTCCTCCTGGTACAGGTAAAACATTACTTGCATCAGCTGTAGCTGGTGAGACAAACTCTTCATTCTTTAATGTTACCGGATCTGAGTTTGTTGAAAAATACGTTGGTGTAGGTGCTAAAAGAGTAAGAACTCTTTTTGAGAAAGCTAGAAAAGAAGCTCCAAGCATAATTTTTATAGATGAAATCGATGCAATAGGTGCTAAAAGACAGTTAGAAAGTAACAATGAAAAGGACCAAACCTTAAATCAGCTTTTAGTTGAAATGGATGGTTTTACTAAAGATTCAAATGTAATTATAATAGGTGCTACCAATAGACTTGACTTACTAGATGAAGCTTTACTTAGACCTGGTAGATTCGATAGACATATTCACATAGGTGCCCCTAACTATCATACTAGATATGAAATTTTAAAAGTTCATACTGATAATAAGCCAATAGATCCTTCTGTAAATTTAGAAGTTTTAGCTAAAAAAACTCATGGATTTAATGGTGCTCATCTTGCTAATATAGCTAATGAAGCTGCTATTTTCGCTGTAAGAGATAATAGCGATGTAATTACTGAAATTCATTTTGATAAAGCCTTAGAAAGGGTTATTGCTGGGCTCGAATCAAAGAATTCAACTTTAATCGAAAAGGAAAAGAAAATAGTTTCTTATCACGAAGCTGGACATGCACTAGTCAGTGATTTAGTAGGAATTTCTCCTATACAAAAGATATCAATAGTTCCGAGAGGACAGGCTTTAGGCTATGTTCTACAATTACCTGATGAAGATAGATACATCTATACTAAAGAAGAGCTTCTTGGAAAAATGAAAATACTTCTTGCAGGAAAAGCATCTGAAGAAATTATATTCAATCATAAATCTACTGGAGCGAAGGATGACCTAAAGAAAGTTACCGAAATAGCTAACCAGATGGTTTGTGAATATGGAATGAGCGATCTAGGATTTATGACTTTAGATGGAAACAATAAAACATTTTTATCTGAAAAAATACAAGATGAGGCTAATAAAATAGTTCAAGATTGTTATAACGAAACATTAGATATATTAAGAAATAACATAAATGACCTACATCTAGTTTCAAATCATTTATTTGAAAACGAAACTATGACTCATGAAGAATTAAAATCATTAATAAGAAAAGAAATGTGTTAAGATAAAAAAAGAGTAATCTATATTTTAGATTACTCTTTTTGTTTATACATTAGTCTTGTATTACATTTTTTCTACTTTCAACTTCTTCAGATACAGTAGTTATAAATTCATCTAAGCTTATACTTCCTACTTCTCCGTTATCTCTTGATCTTACAGATACAGTCTTATCAGCAGCTTCTTTTTCCCCTACTATTAACATATAAGGTATCTTTTGAAGCTGAGCTTCTCTTATCTTGAATCCTGTCTTTTCTGCTCTATCATCTATTTCAACTCTTATTCCTTTATCAAATAAAGCTTTTTTAACTTCATTAGCATAATCATTGTATTTATCTGATATAGGTAATATTCTAACTTGAGTTGGAGCTAACCAAACTGGGAATTTACCAGCATAATGCTCTATTAATATACCTATGAATCTTTCTATACTACCAAATGCAACTCTGTGTATCATAACTGGTCTATGTTTTTCACCATCTTGACCTATATAAGTTATGTCAAATCTTTGAGGTAATTGCATATCTAATTGTATAGTTCCACATTGCCATGTTCTTCCTAAGCAATCTCTTAGGTGGAAGTCTATCTTAGGACCATAGAATGCTCCATCACCTTCATTTAATATATATGGTAAGTTAAGCTCTTCTAAAGCTTCTCTTAAACCATTTTCAGCTGCTTCCCACTCTTCATCTGAACCTATTGAGTTTTCAGGTCTAGTTGATAATTCTAAGTGATATTCAAATCCAAAAGTCTTGTAAACTCTATCAATTAAATCTACAACACCTTTTATTTGATCTTTTATTTGTTCTGGTAACATGAATATATGTGCATCATCTTGAGTAAACGCTCTAACTCTCATAAGTCCATGTAATGCACCTGATAATTCATGTCTATGCACTCTACCAAGTTCTGCAACTTTCATAGGGAATTCTTTATATGAATGTGGCTTAGCGTTGTAATATATTAAAGAACCTGGACAATTCATTGGTTTTATAGCAAATTGTTGCTCATCTATATCTACAGTGTACATATTTTCTTTATAATTGTACCAATGTCCTGAAGTTTCCCATAATTTTTGATTTAGTATTATTGGAGTCTCTATTTCTTGGTATCCATCTTCTCTATGTATTTCTCTCCAGAACTTTAATAATTCGTTCTTAAGTTCCATACCTTTTGGTAAGAATAATGGGAATCCTGGACCTTCTTCAGGTATAAAGAATAAGTCTAATTCTCTACCTAATTTTCTATGGTCTCTTTTCTTGGCTTCTTCTAACATGTGTAAGTATTCTTCTAAGTCTTTGTTCTTCTCAAAAGATATACCATATATTCTTTGAAGCATTTTGTTTTTTTCATCTCCACGCCAATAAGCTCCAGCTACGCTTAATAATTTAACTGCTTTAACTTTTTTTGTTGAAGGTAAGTGAGGTCCTCTACATAAATCAGTAAAGTCTCCTTGCTTATAGAAAGATATTACTTCCCCTTCTGGTAAATCTTCTATAAGTTCTACTTTATATATTTCATTATTTTCTTTTGCCCATGCTAAAGCTTCTTCTCTTGGTAATTCATATCTTTCAACAGCTATATCTTCCTTAGCTATTTTCTTCATTTCCTTTTCTAATTTTTCTAAATCTTCATTAGTTAATCTATGATCTAAGTCTATATCATAGTAGAATCCATTTTCTACAGTTGGTCCTATTGCAAATTTAGCTTCTGGGTATAATCTCTTTATAGCTTGAGCTAATATATGAGCTGATGTATGTCTGAATACATCTTTTCCTTCTTCATCATCAAACTTGAATAAGTTTAATTCACAATCTCCTTTTACTATATGGTTTAGTCCTACAACTTTTCCATTTACAGATGCAGCAACTACTGCTCTAGCTAAACCTTCACTTATAGACTTAGCTATGTCCATAACTGAAAGTTCATTTTCGAATTCTCTTACAGATCCATCTTTTAAAGTAACTTTTATCATTTTATTTCCTCCTTAATTAATTTTTTATAATAAAAAAACTCATCCCAAATAAATATATTGGGACGAGTATTAATTCGCGGTTCCACCCAAGTTGAAGTATTTAAATACTTCCTCTTGATGACTATAAGGTTGTCATCCGAACACTTTCACATTTTATAAATGTTAATAAGTTCAGCTCCAAGCTAGTTTTCAAATAGTCATATTAAGATAAGCTTCCAGCCTATGACTTATCCTCTCTGATTAATTGTTTCTATTTTACTCTTCCTTTTCATCGCTATTTTTTAGTTATTACATTAATTATATCAAATACTTAATTCAGTATCAATAACAATATTTTATATAAATATAGTTATTATTCCTTGAACTATCCCTATAAAGAAACCTAATATAAGTCCTAGTATTTCAATATGTCTTAATTCATTTTTTACAATTTGTAATATTATTATCTCCAATTCATATAAATCTAATTCATTAATTTTGTTTTCTATTATTTCTTTTATATTTATACGATTACTTGCTTTAGCTATCATTTCTTCACATAATTCATCTATGCCTTCTCTTATTTCATCTTCGATTATTTCAGAAATATAATTTTGAACTAAACTTCTTATTGTACTAGGAATAAGCACCATCTTTTCATTAAGTATTAGCTTTATTTTTACTTTTATGTAATCAATTATATATTCTTTATCTTGCTCCGTTACTAGATTATTAGTTATTTCATCAATAGATAAAAACTGCTCTTCTACTATTCTTCCTATATTAATAGCAATCTCTTTTTTTCTCTTTGGTATCATTCCAATTATCTCTATATTAAATATCGGTACTTTTATTGGATTTATTGGTCTAAATATCAATTTTATAGCTATTACATTAGTTATATACCCGATTAAACCTCCTATAATAGCTAAAATCAATATCCTAATTATATTATTCATGCTAAAATCTCCTTTAATTAGATATCAGTTTACAATTAATTATAAATATAATATACCATTAAAAAAGTAATTTTTCTAACTATATATTTTATATCTTTATAATTAGTTAGTTTAGCATGAAATTAGTTTCTATTAATATATGTTACTTTATCACCAAATATCGATTTAATTATTTCTATAATTTCTTTAGAAGAATTGTTATTTACGGAATCTATTATTTCTATTTTACCTGGACATAGAGTAAGAAGATTACTCATCAAAAAGTCTTCATAATTTAAATTTTCTTCTATAACCATGTTCATTATTTCTTCATCATTTATACTATCAATTTCATTGCCATCCTTATCATAAAGTATAAATGAATTATCTTCTTTTATATGTATTCTTAAAAGTTCTAATTTTTCTTGCTGAATATCTACAAAATATTTAAGTATATTAATAAACTCATCTTGATCCTTTTTTATGAAATATTCTTCCCATGCTAAATCTACTATAGTTGATATATAATTATTAAATTCTTTCATTCTAAATTTCACAAAACCTTCTATATTTATGTAATCTTCATTTAATATATAATCGTATATTTTATTATATAAAGATTTCTTTATTATAAAATATTTCTCTTTAAACAAATTCAATGCACACATATATATCTTTTGAATTTCTTCGCTAGATTCAAAACTATATTTTTTTAGGACATACTTTCTAAGAAATTTATTTTCCATTATGTCAATTATCAAATCAGCTATTTCTTCTACGATTTCTTCATTATATATTCTATCTTTACTATTATTTTTTAGTACTACCTCTATATAATCTTTATTGTAAGTATATTCTTTTTCAAGTTTACGGTTAGTTAATAACTTTTTTACAGATATCTCATCTTGTTTATTTAAACTTAAATAAATATCTTTATTGGTCATTTTTATCCCTCCCTTCTAATATCTAGTAAAAGTATCAAAATAAAATTCTTCTACTTTTATTATTTCTCTATATAAAGTTTTAATTCATTTTATAAACGACACCGAATGCCATTACCTTACATTTAATTATCATCTCAGTCTACAGTATAGAAAGCTAAACTTAATTAATATCTCTATTCATGAATTACTCTTCATATAAAACGCTGAATAAGTATATACATATTTATATAAACTTTAATTCTAACTATAATACTATATTTTTATAAAATTAATTACTGATTATCTACATTATATATATTCTAAATAAAAATATTTAATAGTAATAAATTATATTTATATACTCTTTATAATGAATTATCATAAAAAAAATGATAGCTTAAAGCTATCATTTTCTATCTTTCACCTTTTTTATATGGATTTCCAAGAGCTGCCGGAGCCTTAGAACTCTTAACAAATAGTATTAATACTATTAATGTCATTATATAAGGTATCATTGATAATAAGTTTTCATTTATGCTAAATGGTAATTCTGGGTTTCCAAAGTAAACAGATAATGCCGTTGAGAAACCAAATAATAAACATGCTACCATTGCCCATTGTGGTCTCCATTTACCGAATATTACAGCAGCCATAGCTATATACCCTTGTCCTGATATTAATGTAGGTCTGAATGAAGAAACAACAGCTAAACTCATTGATGCACCACCTAATCCTGCTAATATACCTGATATTATAACTGCTGCATATCTAGTCTTTGCTACGCTTATACCTAATGTATCTGCTGCACCTGGATGTTCTCCAACCGCTCTTATTCTAAGTCCGAATTTAGTTTTATATAATACATACCATGCAACAGCAACTAATATAAATACTAGAAAAACTGTAGCATATGCATTGAATATTGTATCTAATATTCCTCCTGATGGGAATAAACCATTTAACGGTCTTGGTATTTTATTTTCCATTGGTATTGTTGGTGTCATAGTTGCACCATCAAACATTATCTTAGATGCAAATAATGCAACCCCAGGAGCTAATAGATTTATTGCAACTCCTGATATAGTATGGTCTGCATTAAAAGTTACAGTTGCTAATGCATGAATTAAAG
The Romboutsia ilealis genome window above contains:
- a CDS encoding TrmH family RNA methyltransferase codes for the protein MSMIITSKDNDKVRYTKSLLKSKNRNKESKFIIEGYRILTLAIECKAKLDYVFINEDFEKKQEHKEFLEILKKKDIMVYKTTNKIFEDLTDTENTQGIIGVVKFKQRTLEENLTDESRFVLILDRIQDPGNMGTIIRTADAAGVDTIIALKGCVDIYNPKVIRSTMGSIFDMNVIHATQEEALRILKLKKFDIVSSYLDTNNYYNTVEYNYKTALVIGNEANGINEELVSKSDVLVKIPIYGKAESLNAAISSAILMYEIKKYLV
- a CDS encoding potassium channel family protein; translation: MKQYIVIGCGRFGASLATTMHLLGHQVMAIDKSEEIIQNIVDKVTHAAIVDVTDEQSLRSIGLGNFDVAIIAIGSDIRASIMATLIAKEMGVSQIVCKAKDELQAKVLYKIGADRVVFPERDMGVRVAHNLVSDNILDHIELDPEYSIVEIVTPTSWVGKTLVDLELRARYEITVLAIKNGKSINVTPSPDEELKAGSILVVIGQSSNISSITSENKDIIRRK
- a CDS encoding TrkH family potassium uptake protein encodes the protein MRKIIKKLSKIINKMEPTQIMVMGFAIVILIGAILLSMPISTQNRESIGFLDALFTSTSAVCVTGLIAVDTSTYWSFFGQLIIITLIQIGGLGFMTMTTLFALIIKKRINLKERLLIQESLNQIDLSGLVRLTRYILITTVLIEGTGALLLSTVFIPEFGVLKGIWYSMFHAISAFCNAGFDLMGVVSGPFSSLTYYVNNFTITITISLLIILGGIGFPVILDVIRNKKLSKLNIHSKVVLFSTAVLIVLGMLFILVLEYNNPNTLGQLGFGGKILASLFQSVTLRTAGFNTIDLAAMRENSIFFMIILMFIGASPASTGGGVKTTTIATLILTVKSFILGKQDIEVCERRISETTVKKSLGIFLIGITLVVMGTLIISITDPGFSLLEVGFEVVSAIATVGLSIGGSPNLSVLGKIFIMLFMFMGRVGSLTIFMALASRGIKKNPPIRYPEGKIIVG
- the rplT gene encoding 50S ribosomal protein L20: MARVKKAMNARKKHKKVLKLAKGFIGSRSKLYRPANTFVMKALKNAYIGRKLKKRDFRRLWIQRINAGTRAHGLSYSRFMNGLKLAGVEVNRKMLAEMAIHDAEGFAKLVEVAKSKLA
- the rpmI gene encoding 50S ribosomal protein L35, whose translation is MPKMKTHRGAAKRFKKTGTGKLKRAKAFRRHILTKKAAKTKMQLRKSGIVTAGDARRIAQLLPY
- the infC gene encoding translation initiation factor IF-3 codes for the protein MFECVNLYADDFNHSLFIFIKIWRCPTISKELAINEQIRDKEIRVISDNGEQLGVMSAKEAQTIANNKNLDLVMISPNANPPVCKIMDYGKYKYEQSRKEKESKKKQKVVNIKEVRLRPGIESNDLNTKANQAIKFLKKGDKVKVELRFRGRELGHKDIGKEVMLKFIDIVKEFGEPTKAPAFEGNNMVVMIDPKK
- the ftsH gene encoding ATP-dependent zinc metalloprotease FtsH, translating into MKMWENFLKKINKPVPVFAQTTKIEKDNPSEDSNSSKPKTTFCDVAGLEEVKEELFEIVDFMKSPDKYKKMGAKIPKGVLFYGPPGTGKTLLASAVAGETNSSFFNVTGSEFVEKYVGVGAKRVRTLFEKARKEAPSIIFIDEIDAIGAKRQLESNNEKDQTLNQLLVEMDGFTKDSNVIIIGATNRLDLLDEALLRPGRFDRHIHIGAPNYHTRYEILKVHTDNKPIDPSVNLEVLAKKTHGFNGAHLANIANEAAIFAVRDNSDVITEIHFDKALERVIAGLESKNSTLIEKEKKIVSYHEAGHALVSDLVGISPIQKISIVPRGQALGYVLQLPDEDRYIYTKEELLGKMKILLAGKASEEIIFNHKSTGAKDDLKKVTEIANQMVCEYGMSDLGFMTLDGNNKTFLSEKIQDEANKIVQDCYNETLDILRNNINDLHLVSNHLFENETMTHEELKSLIRKEMC
- the thrS gene encoding threonine--tRNA ligase, translating into MIKVTLKDGSVREFENELSVMDIAKSISEGLARAVVAASVNGKVVGLNHIVKGDCELNLFKFDDEEGKDVFRHTSAHILAQAIKRLYPEAKFAIGPTVENGFYYDIDLDHRLTNEDLEKLEKEMKKIAKEDIAVERYELPREEALAWAKENNEIYKVELIEDLPEGEVISFYKQGDFTDLCRGPHLPSTKKVKAVKLLSVAGAYWRGDEKNKMLQRIYGISFEKNKDLEEYLHMLEEAKKRDHRKLGRELDLFFIPEEGPGFPLFLPKGMELKNELLKFWREIHREDGYQEIETPIILNQKLWETSGHWYNYKENMYTVDIDEQQFAIKPMNCPGSLIYYNAKPHSYKEFPMKVAELGRVHRHELSGALHGLMRVRAFTQDDAHIFMLPEQIKDQIKGVVDLIDRVYKTFGFEYHLELSTRPENSIGSDEEWEAAENGLREALEELNLPYILNEGDGAFYGPKIDFHLRDCLGRTWQCGTIQLDMQLPQRFDITYIGQDGEKHRPVMIHRVAFGSIERFIGILIEHYAGKFPVWLAPTQVRILPISDKYNDYANEVKKALFDKGIRVEIDDRAEKTGFKIREAQLQKIPYMLIVGEKEAADKTVSVRSRDNGEVGSISLDEFITTVSEEVESRKNVIQD
- a CDS encoding DUF445 domain-containing protein, whose amino-acid sequence is MNNIIRILILAIIGGLIGYITNVIAIKLIFRPINPIKVPIFNIEIIGMIPKRKKEIAINIGRIVEEQFLSIDEITNNLVTEQDKEYIIDYIKVKIKLILNEKMVLIPSTIRSLVQNYISEIIEDEIREGIDELCEEMIAKASNRINIKEIIENKINELDLYELEIIILQIVKNELRHIEILGLILGFFIGIVQGIITIFI
- the ytxC gene encoding putative sporulation protein YtxC produces the protein MTNKDIYLSLNKQDEISVKKLLTNRKLEKEYTYNKDYIEVVLKNNSKDRIYNEEIVEEIADLIIDIMENKFLRKYVLKKYSFESSEEIQKIYMCALNLFKEKYFIIKKSLYNKIYDYILNEDYINIEGFVKFRMKEFNNYISTIVDLAWEEYFIKKDQDEFINILKYFVDIQQEKLELLRIHIKEDNSFILYDKDGNEIDSINDEEIMNMVIEENLNYEDFLMSNLLTLCPGKIEIIDSVNNNSSKEIIEIIKSIFGDKVTYINRN
- a CDS encoding ABC transporter permease; the encoded protein is MQDIALIISTTLMYSTPLIFAALGGVFSENSGIVNIGIEGMMTIGAFAGAAAGYMLGNPWLAFIIGGLAGGLFALIHALATVTFNADHTISGVAINLLAPGVALFASKIMFDGATMTPTIPMENKIPRPLNGLFPSGGILDTIFNAYATVFLVFILVAVAWYVLYKTKFGLRIRAVGEHPGAADTLGISVAKTRYAAVIISGILAGLGGASMSLAVVSSFRPTLISGQGYIAMAAVIFGKWRPQWAMVACLLFGFSTALSVYFGNPELPFSINENLLSMIPYIMTLIVLILFVKSSKAPAALGNPYKKGER